One genomic region from Cardiocondyla obscurior isolate alpha-2009 linkage group LG19, Cobs3.1, whole genome shotgun sequence encodes:
- the LOC139110247 gene encoding zinc finger CCCH domain-containing protein 10-like, producing MAYFGEPAQKQQLCRDFQRGACSNSYCAFVHPYRYCFNYQNKKCTNAQCRFLHVTSVEQARYEATGLTSAKLRYEVGRTLQNSIICGDYKAGRCNRTDCQRRHIGHDEKLECIVCCGEIVLDTFGASSCGHVYCYTCALKCQGPPRPYTMLTVVCPVCRSVASYEQLH from the exons atggcatattttgGGGAACcag ctCAAAAACAACAGCTCTGCCGCGACTTCCAGCGAGGAGCCTGCTCGAACAgttattgcgcgtttgtgcacccTTACAGGTATTGTTTCAATTACCAAAATAAgaagtgcacaaacgcgcaatgcaGATTCCTGCATGTAACGAGTGTGGAGCAGGCTCGTTACGAGGCCACCGGATTGACGTCAGCGAAATTACGCTACGAAGTTGGACGCACCCTGCAGAATTCCATCATCTGCGGGGACTACAAGGCCGGCAGGTGCAACAGGACGGACTGCCAACGTCGGCATATCGGACACGACGAAAAACTTGAGTGCATAGTGTGCTGCGGCGAAATTGTGTTAGACACGTTCGGGGCGTCCAGTTGCGGGCACGTGTATTGCTACACGTGTGCCCTAAAGTGCCAAGGCCCCCCGCGTCCGTACACTATGCTTACGGTTGTGTGCCCGGTATGCCGATCCGTCGCCAGCTATGAGCAGTTGCATtag